A window of Nicotiana sylvestris chromosome 8, ASM39365v2, whole genome shotgun sequence genomic DNA:
gCTAGTTGAATTCAAGATCATCGTTTGTGGCAACAAAcataaattcaagatcaagctcaaaggccctggaatttatttactattgaaaagaagaatccaGAAGATTCATatagattgtaacactcaaatatcgaaataaaatactacgattgttgcgatattttccgGTCccgattttattttctcgacgcaatttattgtctacacaGGCCATTGATTGTATATGCCAAAAGGCATTTGTCAATTACGTATCTGTCGTATTTGGTAATTTTTATAAGTCGTAATAAGTGATAATTGCGATTTCTAAGTCGTATTTGGTTAAATGCGATTTATACATCGCAATAGCCAATTGCGATTTATGAGTGGAATTATAAGTCGCAACTTCCAATTGTGTTTTATAAGTCTCAACTTCCAATTGCGTTTTATAAGTCATAATTCTCAATTGCTTTTTATAAGTCGCAATTGTCAATTGCGCTTATGAGTCCAATTGTCTACTTATAGAACAATTGCATTGTATAAGTCGCGTTGATTACATTTATATTGGTCCATTTAGTGGATCCTCGCTAATAAAAAATATCATATTGAGCTGCAACTTCGAGGAAGATAGTACTGAGACATGCTAGTATTTGTCCGAGTGGGCTCAAGCTAAAGCAGATAAGAGAGTTAGCTTTCTTGTGAATGAGCCCAAACAGGAGCAGACACGCACTAGATCAGAGCAAATTTAGCTGGTCCAATAGCGGAAACACCTACTAAGATAAGGCATAGCGAGAATTGAACCAGCATCTCGTTGAGCTGTTCCAGTAAGCACCCCTTCAGAAGCTCAATTTGTAGGACCGGGGTAGAACACTGGCAGACGTGCAGCCTTTTTGAGAGGGCGCAAAATTCTAACTTGTGTAAATGCGTCAATTGCATTTCATAAGTCATATTTATCAATTGTGTTTTGTAAGTCACATTTGCCAATTGCGTTTTATAAGCCATTTTAATTTCCAGTGTCGTACTGCTTCCGGTTAAATGCGCTTTGGGTCACTTTACCCAATAGCGCACTCGGTCGGCCCATTTTAATTTTGGCCCGTTTTATATAGTAGCCATAACCCGATAACCATTTCTTGCCCAAATGTACATCTGACGTCTCTTTCTGTCGTTAGGGTTTATCCCAAGGGTTTGTAGTAGTATCAGTAAACTGTAGCTGTGCCAATGGCGAAACCAGGCCGAGGCCGTGCGGCTTCGCCGTCAGGCTCGTCTTCTCGTTCTCCATCGCGGTCTCGCTCTCGCTCTTACTCTTCTCGCTCCTCCAGTTCCCGCTCTCCCTCTCGATCTAGATCCCGCTCCAGATCgttttcttcctcttcctcaaGTGGAAGTTCTCGCAGCCCTAGCCCCCGCCCTCCTCCTTCTCAGCGAAAAAGGTTCTATACTTTATCTAAATACGTAGTTGGTTGCATAATACGCTTTTATTGTATTTTCCACTTCATTTTGCTTTAAGGTCAAAAATCCCTTGTTTTATCTGTTTTAACGTGAAATTGGCTGTTTAGAGATTTATATTCTAGTAAAAAACCTGTAGTGTTAGATAATTAAAAGAGAAACTGTAGAGTACTGACTGAAATGGGGCTAAATGGACAGTAAGGATTCAATGAACCACTCTCAACTTGTTTGAATTGAGGTGTAGTAGTTTGCTGTTGTTTGTTAATGTGCACACGGTTACTGGAAATATATTAGATACTCAGGGGTTTATGACTTTGAAATGTTGTAAGTTTGTCATGCTCTGTTATATGTTATGCTGCCAGTTCACTACCCTTTTAAGTGTCGTCGTTATTTTTGTTTATAATTTCGGTAGCATGTTAAAAGTGTTCAGTCATGCTGTTGATGCATTAAGAGAGCTTAGCTATTACATTTTTAGATATCTTTAAGGTGGTTAAAGTCTCCACACATTTGAACTCAGTAATTAGAAGAACATTATTAGCCATTACTTATCTAAATTTGGATATATTGGGCCTAGAGTACTTCAGACTCACCTTAAAAGTGCTAGTTGCTTTTGTTGGTGCTGAATTTGAGTTATTGGGCTGTGTGAATCATTTCTTTGGTATTATTCAGTTCTACAAGTGCAGATAGCTTACATAATCTTGTAAATATGGATTTTCCTGCTGCTTTCCTTCAATTGTCCCAATATGCAAGTGGCAAAACTAGAACATTGGTTGCATCCCTCTTTCTTTTCTTGCTCTTCTTCCATTTAGACAGCTAAAAACTTATTTTCATCACTATGGGACATTGCATAAGATGAGCTGTAAACTAGCTATAATAATGGTTAATTTTGAAGACTGGACTTGTTTTCATCTtcatatatttttattaatttaagctGGAGAAGTGGAAGTAGAATGAAGATTTATTCTAATATTCCTGTGCTATTAGTTATCCTTTCAGGAAAAACTGTTAAATTACTGCTAGAGTTCTCTCATTGTTGAATGATTCTAACCTACCTTTTGGTGTCAATATGGTTTTGCTAGCCCTGCTGGAGTATCTAAGCGAGGCCGTTCACCACCACCACTATCTAAGAAAGCTTCTCCACCTCCAAGGTAATGGTGTTCTTTTACTCTGCGACCGAGCTTCGGTTCGTTCATGCAATAACTACATGCAAACCTTTTCCTATATTTAATGTTACATTCAGTTTCTTTTTGGGATCCCTTTTTTCTCCTTGGTTCTGTCTTTCTCCTCTTCTTCTGAGTGAGAATAAACATACTGAAGGTGGTTGGATAATGATGAGACATGATTTATGAATAATTGGGGTAAAGAAGACCGTATGTAGTATACCAAAAGAGAACCTAAAAAAATTCTAGTTTTATACAAACGAGAATCTCATGGGTGCACCAAAAACTACAAAAAATTAGAAGAGATCCTAATCTCACAGGATCATATTCAGTACCATACGCAATTTTTTGCGAGTGATGTCACAAACCAGTGGAGAAAGATTAATACACCTGTTATTCCTAATATCGACAATCACAAGAACTAAGTAATCAGAGATTATAATTAAACTTATCAACCTAATTAACAATAACCCATGTACTGGCACCTCCATTTTGTTACGATGATGGTAAATTGAAAAATGAATTAAAGAACAGTCACTTCCAAGTTCAAGCTATGATAACCCGACAATTCCATTAACCTCCAAAATAAATCACACACACCCAGCAAAAATACATTATAAATTAAACTATCATAATTATGTGGATTCATCATGAATTGGCAAGTTTACAATGGCTGTTAGCCTACCGCAACCATCCTCTTTATCCGGGCTTGGGGCTGACACTGTGAGCAAACTCACAGTTATGGTCatgaataaataaaacaataaaaaCTTAAACACTTGAAGAAAAAGATTCTCTTCAAGCGGGTGTTAAAGAAATAGAATAGCCGGTAAAGTGAATTAGTTCTAACCTGGTGGAAACAATAATAGGATCCCTCACGAGTTCTTTGGAAATTGGACAGCTATATTCGTTGAAGTATTTTATTATTCAtattcttctttttaaaaaaaaaaaaatgaaactgCATGTAGCACTTCTGGCAGATGCCTTTATGCGCTTTTGTGATGTGTAACACTTGAGATATGATTCCAGGAAAGTCTCTCCAACTCCTGAGTCACGTGTGCTTCATGTGGATCAGCTCAGCAGGAATGTCAATGAAAACCATCTGAAAGAAATATTTGGTATGTTCAGCACTTCGTTCTGATTACTGAAGTGTTTGTTTGCCAGAATTGTTGAAATTCTAGTCTGAGCTAGGGCAATTACAACCCTTAGCATTGCAATCTGGCCAGAGTTCATTGAGTTAGGTTTACTGGTAAATAGACAGGTCAAGATGCGCTTGGCCTAAAATTTCTCTACATAAGTTTGGTCATAATTTTTTATCCTTTTTAAGTATCCACGAAAAAGCTAATGTCAATATGTTAGTCCTGGAAGAATTGGGTAAAATATAGTTTATTCCTCCTTTTGGGGTAGTTTTTCTATGGAGAAATAAAAAATCTGAGAAATGTTGAGGATGCATAATCCTTTGATCACAATGAAATGACAAAACCAAGTTGATAATTTTCATTTTGTTTTGAGTCATATGTTTATTCCTTACAGGACAACAAATATTTTACATTTTGAAGCCATAAAGTACCACTCTAAAACTGGTTAAGAAGTTCGTTTCAATGAAATGCATATCTGCTTTGCCAATAAAGATGTCTAATATACATCTCTTGGACTCTTAGTTTTCTAAAATAAAAgggatatgaagttttcctacCTCAAATCATTGTTTATATTGGTGTGTTTTTTAGTTTTTCCCGGAGAACTTTTTGATGACAAGACTCCCAAGGAAACTAGTAGTTCTCACTTCTCATTTCTTGGTTTTTTAAGTATCAGAGTCGTGGTCAAGGATATGAATCCGTTTCAGGCAATAAAAAGTGGAGTATCGTGCATATATTAAAAGCTAAGGAATATGATTTGTTCATTGATTATGTTGGGTCAGTACAGTTGCTCCCAAGGAAAATTAATAGTTTTCAGTTCTTTGATTCTTAAGCATGGTGTAAGGTGTAAATTTCCTGCTTCTTCAGCTAGATTGCACTCGTTTAGGTTTTAACTTAAATTTGGATTGATAACTTGTATTTATATAAGAAAATATAGAAGTCAAGCAGCTAGTTTGCGCTTTGACACAAGTATTTGTATTGGGCATATGACCCATGACTGACCAGCACAAAGATTTCTCGTCAATGAGCAAGGGAGTTTGGCCCACTATTGTATACCTGTTATTACCCACTAAGTTTATCCAACTCGCTCAATTGCCACCCATAGCCAACCCTTTAGTTATAGATGTTACTTGTTCTGCTCCTTAAGCAGTTATATGATATGCCATACGTTCTAGTCTGACCCTGTTATTGCAAATTATAAGTAACCGTTTAAGGGAAGAGATAATTTCATATAAGTGTTACTTTGGAAGCCAGGGTGTGCTTGTGTACCTTCATAATGACTCTTCATTTTCTCATTAATTTGGTTTTCCAGCAGTAGCTTTTGTTAGTAAAACATCGACATGTTTGTATGGCGTGCTAGTTCCAATGTATACATCATACGATGAGTTCAAGTAAAATATATAAATGGGCAtataaaagaatgaaaaagacTTGCTCCGAAAATAGTATCTCCAGGTTTACAGAAATGTTGACTGGATTCCATCCATTATTTGATTTAAATACAAAGACAAGTTGCTGTCTCTCTGTCCAGCTCATGATCTTCATGATGGTTAATGTCTATAACTTTTCTTTTCTGCAGGTAATTTTGGTGAAATTCTGCACGTGCAGTTGGTCATTGATCATGTTGTAAGTTAACAAGTCGCATATTCTTTAGCCGGTGTGAGCTCTAGGAATTTTtttcttcccccccccccaatattaCAAGAATAAACTTTTTGCAGGTTAACCTTCCAAAAGGGTTTGCTTATGTTGAGTTCAAGACTAGAATTGATGCTGAGAAAGCCCAACTACACATGGATGGTGTATGGTTTTAAGATTTGCACGTTCACTCAGTAACTGCATCCCACCATTTTCATTTTTGATATGGGGGATTAACTAATATGCTTTGTTGGTGTTAATGCAGGCACAGATTGATGGGAAAATAGTTCATGCCAAGTTCACCCTGCCAGAGCGGAAAAAGGCTCCCTCACCACCAAGGGCTGCTGCAACTATCTCAAGAAGAGATGCTCCAAGAACTGATAATGCCCCTGTTGATTTGGAGAAAGATGGACCAAAACGGCAACAAGAGTGTATGATATACTTGCTATATTAGGGATTGCTTATTGGCTCTATGATGCATTGTTTAATCTGGTTTACTTTGATATGATCAGTATCTCCTCGTCGAAAACCTCTCTCTCCACCTCGAAGGTCTCCTATAGGACGAAGAGGATCTCCTAGACGTGAGCCAGATTCTCCTGCCCGTCGACGTGCTGAGTCTCCTATTCGTCGTCGCGCAGGTTCTCCTTATAGGCGCGGCAGTCCACCAGCCCCAAGGAGGAGGCCTGCATCTCCTGTTAGACGACGTTCACCATCCTCTCCACCAAGACGTTATCGAACACCTCCTAGGTTGGGTATTTCACATTtgcttttgaatttttggaaatttgatctgGACCTTTACTAATTAAAATATTAAGCAGGGGCTCTCCCAGAAGAATTCGTGGCAGTCCTGTTCGAAGACGTTCTCCCCTTCCGCCAAGGCGACGGTGAGTTAGTGTTTTAATTGCATAGACTTGAATAGTTGAAGTAAGTGATAAAAAAATATCTTCTCCCTCACTCCATATCTAGAAAGTCCCTTTAAAGATTTGCATAAATGATGATAAACATGATGCTACATGTTTCAAAGCAGTTCTTTAAATTGTTAAACCTTAGTTACTTATAAAAAAATTGGTAAACCTGTGTGGCAGCGTAGATATGTGTGACATATTTAAAATGATGTCGAGTAGTTGATTCTGCGCAACTGTCAAACTAGTGTTTTCCCATTATGAGTGGCAGTTGTCTTTCTTGTTTTTAGTAGTACTTGTTATATTAAAAATATAGTGAATTGTAGCCTGAACAATGTAAATACAGATTTGTGCTGTGTTAACTAATGTTCAAACTGAAAGTTGAAGCTCATGGTacctttgtgtttgtttgtagtTCTCCACCACGACGTGCTAGAAGTCCACCCAGAAGATCTCCGGTTGGTCGCCGGTCTAGCCGCTCACCTATTAGGAGACCTATCCGTTCACGATCAAGATCCATCTCTCCTAGGCGGTAATGCATAAATTTTATCATCTTTATCATTTAAATTTCTAATATCGAGTTATAGCAAATTCTTTTCTGGTGTCTTGAATAGGTGGTCTGCTGCTATACTTGTGGTCTGTAGTTTTTCTCTTTATGCCCACCTTCCTCATTTTAAAATTAATATACTTTCTAATGCCTGCTTTTTTGCTCTTGGGTGTATCTTATCCTCCACAATATTGTCAGAGAACATAACGTTTGTTACATTTCTGAAAGAATTCATTTCTTATTTAtatgaaattttttatttatttgtgatTGCTTCATGTAATAGGGGAAGGGCTCCAGCCGCAAGACGTGGGAGGTCATCATCCTACTCTTCTTCTCCCAGTCCTCGAAAGGTCTGTGTTTGAGACTCTAATTTAACAAACTTATCGGTTAGATCATCTGATTTTTCTTTGGGTCAACCTATTGATTGTTTGATGtggatataatctgtttgattaTTTCAGGCACCCCGCAAGATTTCAAGGAGTCGTAGTCCTAGAAAGTGAGTTCCTTGTAATTTGTTGCTAGTTTGTACAATTGGATTGTCTTATGTGCTTGTCattgttttggattttaattCTTGCTTTAGTCATACATACGGTAGGTTTTTCCTTACAAGTAGGGAAAGCTAAACTCTAGAACTAAgacacttaggggtcgtttggttggaatacggcttatgccggtataagttatgttgggataagttatactgggattagttatgctggtattgttgtttattcactgtttggtatgttgtattaagaatgacaattacataatttttaagaagaaaatataagttataccggtgctaattacaccaccctctataaggtataagttatcccggtgttaaaattaacatcgggataacttatacctggtttgctaaccaaacagagtattaaggtggtattaaatttttataccacccttataccttcttatacctcataccaaacgaccccttagtagACAGTTCTGCAATTTGTATACAGAAATGGCTGAATACCTGAAAACCACTTGAGAATTATCTTATGTTACTGCTTTTGATGTCCCGGTACTTCATCAAATGCAGGCCTTTAAGAGGGAGGAGCCCCAGCAACAGTGACAGCAGCAGTTCGCCTCGTAAGCCCTAGGTTATTGCTCTTGCAAGGAATCTATCTTAATGGATGATTTTTCTGATCTTATTCTGCTGGAGAAGTCAATTAGGATACCCTTCATTTCACTTGATGACTTGATGTGAACGTATGAATGTGAATTCTTTTAATGGTTGTACTATTGTCCAAATCCCCATTTACTTTACCTTACCTTATCAGAGGAAAAAACTATTGTCCAAATCCACTGTGTTTTTTGGTTAGTTGCACCACCCAACAGTGAACATATAAATGAAAAAGGAGGAAAATATGAACATCAGAAGACTAAGTCTTGCTCGTTTAGTCAATGTAAACTCTTGCCTTAAATCCATAGCTTGTGGCATTAACTTAAAGTGAATTGGTTCATCATCGTCGAACCAAAAAATCCCATATAACAATATCTTGCAAGTCTTCTCTTAGATTCCTATTACTTACCTGTATCTCGTTCATCTTCAATAATGCTACTCTGAATTTCTATCACGAGGTCTTGGAAAATTGGAGTGTTTATGAGCTTGACAATATCTTGTATGGCGCTTCAATTCGATCTCAAGCAACAACTACGTCTCAGTCTCAATCCAGACTAGTTGGAAACGA
This region includes:
- the LOC104249751 gene encoding serine/arginine-rich splicing factor SR45, which encodes MAKPGRGRAASPSGSSSRSPSRSRSRSYSSRSSSSRSPSRSRSRSRSFSSSSSSGSSRSPSPRPPPSQRKSPAGVSKRGRSPPPLSKKASPPPRKVSPTPESRVLHVDQLSRNVNENHLKEIFGNFGEILHVQLVIDHVVNLPKGFAYVEFKTRIDAEKAQLHMDGAQIDGKIVHAKFTLPERKKAPSPPRAAATISRRDAPRTDNAPVDLEKDGPKRQQELSPRRKPLSPPRRSPIGRRGSPRREPDSPARRRAESPIRRRAGSPYRRGSPPAPRRRPASPVRRRSPSSPPRRYRTPPRGSPRRIRGSPVRRRSPLPPRRRSPPRRARSPPRRSPVGRRSSRSPIRRPIRSRSRSISPRRGRAPAARRGRSSSYSSSPSPRKAPRKISRSRSPRKPLRGRSPSNSDSSSSPRKP